The sequence AGGCGCTGGAGATCGGCGCGGTGCAACTTACCATTAAGGTTGCGACGGATGCCGATTTGCTCGCGATTCAAAAGGCATGGGAAGAAAAGTGCGAACGGGGACGCCGCGGCGATCTGGAGGAGTACCTTCGCTACGGGAAGGAGTACCATCTGGCCATCGCCCGCGCCACGAAAAACCGGCTTATCGAAGCGATTACGGAAAAGCTTCTCGACATGGCCATTCAACCCCTCTGGATCAAGATGCGGCGGGATTACTTCCTCAAGGATCCCTCTCGAATCGAGTTGATGCTCGACATCCATGACCGGATATTGAAGGCGATCGTTGCGCGGGATG comes from Syntrophobacterales bacterium and encodes:
- a CDS encoding FCD domain-containing protein; the protein is ALEIGAVQLTIKVATDADLLAIQKAWEEKCERGRRGDLEEYLRYGKEYHLAIARATKNRLIEAITEKLLDMAIQPLWIKMRRDYFLKDPSRIELMLDIHDRILKAIVARDAEGAARELKIHYDIQIEQIYNQNDESSHEQSVNPVLREENKGGDRGNIR